A window of Pseudomonas denitrificans (nom. rej.) genomic DNA:
CCGACGCGGGCGATCAGCCGGTGGCCGATCTTGCCGCCCAGCACCAGGCCGAGGTAGTAGGCGGCCATCATGGCGCCGATCCACAGCCCATCGACCTTCTCCGCGCCCAGGCGCAGCGCGAGGTAGGTACTGAGCAGACCGGAACCGGTCAGGAGCATGACGGCGGCGAAGTACAGAGCGCGGAAGGCAGTGACGATCCGAAGCATTGGACCTCCTGGTCCAGGACAACCCCGGCACAACGTCCGGGCAGCGGAAAGCGGGACTTGCGCTCACACCTTAGAGCTTGCCAATCGGCGCGTCGAGAGGGCTGCCGGGCCCGGAATAGCGCGTGTCGCGCACGGTCATGCGAGGCGTTTCGAAGGATGTCGGCGGGATGAACGAGGATGGCCTGAAGATCGCCAGAAGATGGCTGCCGATCACAGCTGCACCGGGTTTCGGCGCAGCTGTGTCAGCAACTTCAAATCAGATCATGCGCCTCAGGCTTGCGATGCGAGAACGCGGCGTTCCCACGGGGTGATTTCGTCGAAGAAGCTGGTCAGCTCCATGGACTTGGTCGCGCTGTAGCCATCGATGAACTCGTTGCCGAACACCTCGCGGGCCAGCTCGCTGCGCTGCAGGCGCTGCAGTGCGTCGTACATCGTGCAGGGCAGCAGCAACTCCGGCGGCACCTCGAACTCACCCTGGATCGGCGCGGTGGGCTCCAGAGCGCGCTCGATGCCGTGCAGACCGGCAGCCAGGCTCGCGGCGATGGCCAGGTAGGGGTTGGCGTCGGCACCCGGCAGACGGTTCTCCACGCGACGAGCCACCGGCGCACTGGCCGGAATGCGCAGGCCGGCGGCGCGGTTGTCATGGGACCAGCAGGCGTTGTTCGGCGAAGCGTACGGGTGGCACAGGCGCTGGAAGGAGTTCACGTTCGGCGCGAACAGCAGGGTGAAGTCCGACAGGCACGCCTGCAGGCCACCGATGAAGTGGCGGAACTCCGGCGTGGCCTCGCCCTGGGCGTCGCTGAAGATATTGCGGCCCTCGCCGTCGACGATGCTCTGGTGAATGTGCATCGAACTGCCCGGCGTGTGCGCCAGCGGCTTGGCCATGCACACCACGATCAGCCCGTGCTTGAGCGCGACCTCCTTGAGCAGGTGCTTGAACAGGAAGGTCTGGTCGGCCAGCAGTACCGGGTCGCCGTGGAGGAAGTTGATCTCGAACTGGGTGGTACCCATCTCGTGCATGAAGGTGTCGCGCTCCAGCCCCACCGCCTCCATGCAGCGGTAGACGTCCTGGAAGAACGGGCGCAGGCCGTTGTTGGACGACACGCTGAAGGCCGAGTGACCGATCTCGCGGCGACCGTCGAGGCCGACCGGCGCCTGGAAGGCTTCCAGCGGATCGGGGTTGGGGGCGAACACGAAGAACTCCAGCTCGGTCGCCACCACCGGGCTCCAGCCGCGTTCGGCGTAGCGCGCGACAACTTGCTTGAGCAGGCCGCGGGTGGACAGGCCGGAGGGCTTGCCGTCGAGCTCCAGCGCATCGCAGATGGCGAAGGCGCGGGGTTCGTCGCTCCAGGGCAGGCGGTGGATCTGGGTCGGCTCGGCGATCAGGGCGAGGTCGCCGTCGTCGCTGCCGTAGAACTTCGCGGCCGGGTAGCCGCCCATGATGCACTGCAGCAGGACGCCGCGCGCCAGTTGCAGCCGGCGCCCGGTGAGGAAGCCCTCGCCGGTCATCACCTTGCCACGCGGCACCCCATTGAGGTCGGGGGTGACGCACTCGATCTCTTCCACTCCAGCCAGACGCTCGGCGAGTGGGATTCCAGGATCGTTACTCATGACTTCTTATCCTTGTTCTTTTGTCCCTGTCACAGGACGCCGCGCGAGGCGCGCGAGCCCGTACAAAATACGCATCACGCGTTCGATATTTCAAGCGGGCATGGAACGAAGCTATCGCAGCAAGTTGCGGGACGAACACGACGTAGGATGGCGTGGAGCGCAGCGATACCCATCCTACGAATACTGCACCGTGGTGCAGAGACAGACGCCGGCCCTGCCGGCGGATCGCGGGCATGGCCCGCTCCTACAGGGGAATTCGGTGGCAAAAAAACGCCGCTCGTAGGAGCGGCGTTTTCGTTGCATCAGCCAAGGTCAGAACAGGTGGGTGAACAGCCAGTACAGCGACGCCGACAGCACGATGGCCGCCGGCAGGGTCAGCACCCAGGCCATCAGCAGGTTGCGGATGGTGCGCATCTGCAGGCCCGAGCCGTTGGCCGCCATGGTGCCGGCGACGCCGGAAGACAGCACGTGGGTCGTCGACACCGGCAACCCGTACATGTCCGCCGCGCCGATGGTCAGCATCGCCACCATCTCCGCCGAGGCGCCCTGGGCGTAGGTCAGGTGGGTCTTGCCGATCTTCTCGCCGACGGTCACCACGATGCGCTTCCAGCCGACCATGGTGCCCAGGCCGAGAGCGATGGCCACGGCGACCTTCACCCACAGCGGGATGAAGCGCGTCGACTCGTCGATCTTGCCCTTGAATGCGGCCAGCTTGCTGGTGGTGTCCGCGTCGAAATTGCCGACCTTGTCCTTGTCCATCAGGCGGATCGCCTCGCTGGTCAGGTACATGTCGTTACGCACGTTGCCCATGGCTTCGGCCGGCACGCGGGCCAGGCTGCCGTAACCCTTCACTTCCGCGCCGATGGCGCCGGTCAGCGCCGCCAGGGACGGAATGAGTTCGGGCTTGGCGTCCTTGGTCCGCACGTACTCCGACAGCACCGCGCGCGGGTCGGCCGGGGCCGGCTGTGGCGCGGCACGGACCAGCGCCTGCTGGGTGACTTCGGCGATGGCGACGAACTGCACGGTCTGGTCCGCCGGCATGGTGCGGTTCAGTGCGTAGGCCATCGGCAGGGTGCCGACCAGGATCAGCATGATCAGGCCCATGCCCTTCTGCCCGTCGTTGGAACCGTGGGCGAACGACACGCCGGTGCAGGTGAGGATCAGCAGGCCGCGAATCCACCACGGCGGCGGCGTCTTGCCCTTGGGCGCCTTGTACAACGCACGGTTCCTCACCAGCAGGCGCAGCGCCAGCAGCAGGAGCGCGGCGCAGACGAAGCCGATCAGCGGCGAGAGCAGCAGCGAGTAGCCGACCTTGGTCGCCTGCGCCCAGTCCACACCGCTGGTGCCATCGCGGCCGTGCATCAGCGCGTTGGCCACACCGACGCCGATGATCGAGCCGATCAGCGTGTGCGAGGACGAGGCCGGCAGGCCCAGCCACCAGGTGCCGAGGTTCCACAGGATGGCGGCGATCAGCAGGGCGAAGACCATGGCGAAGCCGGCCGAGGAGCCGACCTGCAGGATCAGCTCCACCGGCAACAGGGCGATGATGCCGAAGGCCACCGCGCCGCTGGAGAGCAGCACGCCAAGGAAGTTGAAGCAGCCCGACCAGACCACCGCGAAGTGCGGCGGCAGCGAGTGGGTATAGATGACGGTGGCCACCGCGTTGGCGGTGTCGTGGAAGCCGTTGACGAACTCGAAGCCCAGGGCGATGAACAGGGCTACCCCGAGCAGCAGGAACGGCGTCCAGGTGGTGACCGTGGTGGTGACGTCGTCGACGTCGCGCACCAGGCTCCAGGCCGAGAACAGCAGGCCGACGGCGAGCACGGCGAAGAAAATGAAGGCGGTGATGCGGCCGGGCCTGTGTTCCAGATGGGGCCGGCCTTCGACGACGGGAACGGCCAGGGTATCGGTGGTCATGCTGGGAGTCCGCTTGGGGGTGTCCCGGTCATGATCGGCGGGGAATGTTACAGGTTGTGTCTCTGCGGAAATGACTGTCCGCACCGAAGGGATGCTGTACGTAGGGCCAACGGCCTTCTTCTGGCGTATTTGCGCCAGGGCCTCCCCTCACCCTAACCCTCTCCCGGAGGGAGAGGGGACTGTATGGCGCAGGATGAAGCCGTAGTGTCAGCCGGCACAGTCGGCCCCCTCTCCCCGAGGGAGAGGGCTGGGGTGAGGGGGAAGCGCAGGCGCGGAACTCAAGAGCAAGACAGCTGCTCCTACGTAATCCTGTTCCTGCTCAGTAAACCTCCGGCACCACGATCTGCTGCGGCGTCGGCGTGCGCGCGTAGTCCTCGTGACGCTGGCGCTGCGGCAGGATCACCGCCGGGTGCTCGACGTCCTCGTAGGGAATCAGCTTCAGCAGATGGCTGATGCAGTTCAGCCGCGCGCGTTTCTTGTCGTCGGCCTGCACTACCCACCAGGGCGCCTCGGGGATGTGGGTGCGCTCGAGCATGATTTCCTTGGCCTTGGTGTAGGCCTCCCAGCGACGCCGTGACTCCAGGTCCATGGGGCTGAGCTTCCACTGCTTGAGCGGGTCGTGGATGCGACTGAGGAAGCGCAGGTGCTGTTCGTCGTCGGAGATCGAGAACCAGTACTTGATCAGCTGGATGCCCGAGCGCGCCAGCATGCGCTCGAACTCCGGCACGCTGCGGAAGAACTCCTCGTACTGGTCGTCCGAGCAGAAGCCCATCACCCGCTCGACGCCGGCGCGGTTGTACCAGCTGCGGTCGAACAGGACGATTTCCCCCGCCGCCGGCAGGTGCGAGACGTAGCGCTGGAAGTACCACTGGGTCTGCTCGCGGTCGTTCGGCGCGGGCAGCGCGGCGACCCGGCAGACGCGCGGATTGAGGCGCTGGGTGATGCGCTTGATCACGCCGCCCTTGCCCGCCGCATCACGGCCTTCGAAGAGGATCACCACCTTGTGGCCGGTCTTCACCACCCAGCTCTGCAGCTTCACCAGTTCGCCCTGCAGGCGGAACAGCTCGCTGAAGTAGCGACGGCGGGCGAGCTTTTCCTCGTCGACGTCGGCGTGCTCGTCGAACAGCTCGTCGAGGTTGCGCACATCCTCCAGCAGCTCCAGCTCCAGCTCTTCGTCGCTGTGGTCGAGCAGTTCGCGGTGGATGCGGCGGATCACGGATTCATTGGTCAGGGGCATGGCGGCGGCCTACGCGTCGGGGCTTTGCCGACAGACTAGGGGCGCTCGGTGTCAGGCTGGTGACAGCGACCCCGGCCGCACAGGATTCGCGGACATGACCCGCTCCTACAAAAGCACGACTACCTGTAGGAGCAGGCCATGCCCGCGACCAGCGCCCGCAAGGGGCGCCCTCCCCTTACTGCTCGCGCAGCTCCATCACCTTCAACTCCGGATCGGCCTTGATCTGCTCATCGGTGAATGGCAACTCCGGCCACTGCTGCCGGGCGAACAGTTCGGTCTGGTCACGGTGATGCGGCGAGCCGAGTTCGCTGGACTGCGAAAACGCCAGCAGCCCGCGTGCCTTCGGGCCATCGGCGGTGAAGTCCACCAGCTGGATGTAGCTGCTGCCGCTGAGCACGCGGTAATGGTCGCCCTGCCACTCCGAGGTGATGGCGTTGTACACGCCCTCGTTGCCGGTGCCACCGGGGATGCCCAGCGGGTTGGCGACATCGCCAGTCAGTTGCAGCTCGCCCCACTTCTCGTCCGCGCGGATGCGGCGGCCATCGATCTCCTGCGCGGCGGCGACCAGCGCCTGCTGCACCTGCTGGCGTACCTCCGGCTTGTCCAGGGCAATGCCCGAGGGCGTGGCCAGCGGCAGCTTGGGATCGAAGGGCAGGCGCCAGCCGCCGTCGATCTTCAGGAAGCGCGCGACGAAGGCCTGGAAGTAGGCGAAGCCCGGATTGCTGTCGAGGTTGACGTGGCGATCCCACGAACCCAGCGCGGCACAGGCCGCCTCGGTGCCCGCCGGGGCCGGTTTGCACAGTTGCAGCAGGTCGTCGAGGAGCATGTCGGCCACATAGACGCGGTTGTCGGTGACCATCTTCTGCAGGTCGTCCGGGCCGATCTTGCCGTCGCCCTTCAGCCGGTCGAGGGCAAAGCGCGCGCGGGCGCTGACCGGGACCGAGTCGCGGCTCACCAGCGGCGAGAAGCCGGTCAGCGGCTGCGCGGGGTTGCTCATCCAGGCGCTGTCATTGGAGTTCTGCACGAAGTCCTCGCGCTCCAGCGCCGGCATCTGCTCCGGCGGCGTCAGCCCGGCATGACGGGTGCCCGGCGCGCTCGACCAGTTGCAGGCGCGACGCCCGCCCTGCAGCACCGGCAGGCCCTGCTTCTGGTACTCGGCGATGGCGCAGTCGGCCAGTTGCTGCTGGCTCAGGTGCGGCACCACCGACTGGTTGAGGTAGAGCACCTTGCCCTCGGCGTTGGTCGCCAGGGTGTTGACCCAGGGAATGCCCTGCAAGTGCTCGATGCTGTCACGCAGCTCATCCAGGCTGCGCGCGTGATCGATGGCGTACCACTGCTGCAGCACGCGGTCGTTGCCCAGGTTGGCGTCGCGCACGGCAAACGCTTCGCTGGCGTTCCAGGGGAACTTGCCGGGCACGCTGAGCAGCGGGCCGTACTCGGATTCGTACAGCGTATGGCTGCGCGTGCCGACGCGGCCGTTGGGCTCCAGCACGCGAACGCGCAGGGTGACTTCCTTCAGCGGCCGCGACTGTCCATCGACGCGATAGCTGTGCGGGTCCTGCGGATCGAGGTCGAGGCGGTACAGGGTGAAGTGGCTGGAGGTGTCCACTGTGTGGCTCCAGGCCACGTCCCTGCTGAAGCCGATGTTCACCAGCGGCATGCCCGGCAGGGAGGCGCCCATCACGTCGAGCTGGCCGGGAATGGTCAGGTGCATCTGGTAGAAGCGCAGCGCGCCGAACCAGGGGAAGTGCGGGTTGGCCAGCAGCAGGCCGTTGCCGTCTGCCGAGCGCTCGCTGCCCACGGCGACGGCGTTGCTGCCGTGGTCCCGGTGGAAGTTTTCGCGACGCTGCATCGCCGCCAGCACCTCGCTGTCACTGACTACCGAAGTACTCGCCTGCCCCGGCGGCGTGGCCGCCATCATCGCCTCGGCGAACTGCCCGGCGCCGGCCTGCACCAGCAGGCGGCGGGTCAGGCGCAGCAGGTCGTCGGCCTCCAGCGGGCGCAGCCAGGCCTTGCCCGCGCACTGCGTGCCGGCGGCCTGGGTGTCCCACAGCCAGCGGTTGTAGCCGGCGGCGTAGCCATCGAGGAGGTCACGGATCGGCTGCGGCTGGGCGCTGCGCAGGCGGCGCAGGGATTCGTTGTCGTTGAGCCAGGTGTAGAAGAAGTCCGAGGGCAGGTTGCCGACGCCGGCAGAAGTCTTGCCGTCCTCGCCGAAGTAGCGCGAACGCTCGCCCCGCGCGGTGAGCACTTCTTCTGCGAGCAGGCAGGCGTTGTCGCGGGCATAGGCGTAGCCGATGCCGTAGCCCAGTCCCAGTTCGTCCCTGGCCTGGATGTGCGGGATGCCGTAGCGGGTCCAGCGGATCTGCGCCTCGAGTTCGGCGCCATAGGCCAGCGCGGGCAGTCCGGTAGCCAGGAGGCTGCCGGCCACGGCGGCCAGTCGGAAGGTCTTGCTCATTGATTCCCTCAATGCTCGGATGACGGCCGGATGCCCGGCCAGGGGCACGCGGCCGCGCCGCTCGCGCGGTGCCGGTGCAAGGAGTGGATGGCGGCTCAAGCCCGCCAATGCAGTGCGCTAAAGGTCATCGCGCCGAGCCTTCCGAGGCACGCGCGCAGGCAGGTTGCACAGGACATGGATTCTCCTTTTCTTGTTGGACGCCTCACGAAAAATGACGATGCGCCTCTTGAGGGCAACGGATGGGAAGCACGCGAAATTAGCCCGCGACCGATGGCAATCGGCCACACCAGAAGGCTCTATCTCGCGGCTTTCGCCCGTTGCAGAGGCATCGCGGGCGGTTCGACTTCAGTGCGCAGGGAGGGTTCCGGACTGACGTTTCCAACGACCGGGCGACTGCCCCGTCCAGCGCTGGAAGGCGCGGGAAAAACTCGCCGCCTCGGCATAGCCCAGGCACTGGGCGATGCCCTGCAGGTCCATCCGCGATTCGCGCAGCAGGCGTTCGGCGAGGCGCTGCTTGATGCCGTCGTTCAGCCCCTGCAGGTTTTGCCCTTCCTCGGCCAAACGCCGTTGCAGCGTGCGTTCGGAAAGGCCCATGCGTTCGGCCACCGCCGCCGCGCCGAGCAGGCTGGCGGAGTCGCGCAGCAGCAGTTGCTGCACCTGCCGCGCGGTGGGTGTGGCGGCCAGGGTCAGCGCCAGTTCGCCACACAGGCGCTCGCAGAGTTGCTCACCGCTGTCGCGCGCGCTGATCTGCGCCTGCGGTAACGGCGCCTGCAGGTCCTCCAGGGCGAAGAGCATGGCGTTGCGTGGCGCCGCGAACACCGGCTCGATGCCGAAGGTCTCGCGGAACGCGCTGGCATCGCCCGGCGCCGGGCAGCGCAGTTCAATCACCAGGGGTTGCAGCGGCCGCTGCAGCAGTTCGCCGGACAGTTGCCAGCAACCGGCGATGCCGCGTTCCACCACGAAAGCACGGGCATCCTCGGGCAGCACGCGGTCATCGAACACCAGCCACAATCCCCGCGCCTCCACTTCGCTACTTACCGGGCAGAGCGTCAGCGCCAGGCTCTGGAAGCGCCCGAAAGTCTCGAAGGCTTCCTGCAACGTGCGGCTGGCGAGCATGGTGAAGCCCAGCAGGCCCAGCGAGGTGAGGTGGTAGCGCCGCCCGGTCGCCAACCCCAGGCCGGGCCGGTCGATGTGCTGCAACAGGTTGCGGATCACCGCCAGTTCCTGCCAGGCCTGGATACGGCCGGCGCGCGCCTGCAGGTCGGCCAGCGAGATCGCGCTGCCCACCAGGCAATCGTCCGCGCCCAGACCCTCGTCGCGGGCGCTGTCGAGCAGGTAACGCACTCCGGTGATCTCGCGGGTCTGGCGCCAGTCCATCGCGGGCTCCTGTGGCGGCAAAGTACGCCGTGGCGGGAATCATCATTTTTTGGCGGACTTCATCATGGAAGAAAGCGCCAGCGCTGGCCATGCTGGAAATGCCAATAACACTCACAAGAGGCTTCCCCATGTTCGAGTTCTTCTACGCGCTGCCGAGCCAGAACCGCGCGGCCGACTACCGCCACTTCCGCATCGTCCCCGCCACCGGCGCGATCGGCGCGGACGTCAGCGACCTCGACCTCACCACCCTGGGCGAGGAAGGCTACACCGAGCTGCGCCAGGCGCTGCTGGCGCACAAGGTGCTGTTCATCCGCGGGCAGAACCTCAGCGTGGAGAACCTCGAAGCCGTGACCCTGCGCTTCGGCGAGTTCGGCCGCGAGCCCTATGTGGTCGGCATGGACGATCATCCGCACGTGGTGCGGGTGGTGAAGGAAGCCAACGAGAAGACCCCCGTGGTGTTCGGCGGTGCCTGGCACAGCGACTGGTCCTTCCAGGAGCGCCCGCCGGCGTTCACCCTGCTCTACGGCCACGACATCCCGCCGTTTGGCGGCGACACCCTCTACGCCAACCTGGCGCTGGCCTACGAATGGCTGTCGCCGAAACTGCGCGCGCAGCTGGAAACCCTCGACGCCATCCACAGCCCCGAGCGCGCCTACGGTGCCGAGGCCAAGCACAACGACCTGATGGAAAACATGGCGGTGCGCTATGGCAGCCACGAGGGCGAGGTGCGCTCGCATCCGCTGGTGACCCGGCACCCGGAGACCGGCAAGAAGATCCTCTACATCAACCCAGCCTACACCAGCGGCATCAAGGGCATGCGCCCGGCGGAGTCGCAGCCGCTGCTGGACTACCTGTTCAGCATCGCCACGCAGCCGGCGTTCACCTGCCGCATGCGCTGGAGCGCGGGCACCCTGGCGATCTGGGACAACCGCAGCACCTGGCATTATCCGGTGTCGGACTACCACGGCATGCGCCGGGAGATGTACCGCACGACTGTGGTGGGCGAAGTGCCCAGCCGCTGAACACGCAGTGTGATCGTAGGGCGCATAACCTGGAACAGGTTATCCGGCAGATGCGGTGCGGCGGATAACGCTGGCGCGTTACTCGCCCTACGAAGCCACGCCTACAGGGTGCTCAGCCGGCAGCTACAGCTCCGCGCCAAACCGCTGCGCATGCTCGCGCAACATGCCGCGCAGCAATTGCGCGGCGGGAGAAAGGTAGGCGCCCTCGCGCACCGCCAGGCCGATGGTCCGCGTCAGCGTCGTCTCGGCCAGTTCCACCTCGCGCAGTTGGTCCATGCCATGCCCACCGGCCAGCGCCTCGCGGGCGATGAAGCTGAGCAGGCGGGTACGGGCGATCAGGTTGGGCAGCATGGGAATCGCGTTGGTCTCGATCTGCACCTGCGGCATGGGCAACTGGTGGGCCTGGAAAGTGGAATCCATCCAGCGCCGCGACGACACGCCGGTGGCCGGCAACACCCAGCGATACCGACACAGGTCGGCCATGGCGACGGGGCCGTCGAAGATCGGATGGTCACGGCTGGCGACCACCACCACCTGATCCTGCAACAGCGGCTCGCTGCTCAGCTGCGGGTCGTCGACGATCCGCGAGCAGATCGCCATGTCCAGCCGCCCGCTGCGCAGCGCCTCGCGCAGCACGTCGTCCTGGCCCAATACCAGGCTCATGGTGACGTCCGGCGCCCGCGCCAACAGGTCCTCGGTCAAGCGTGGCAAAAGGTACTCGGCCATGGTCGCGGCGCAGCCGAGGCGGATATTGCCCACCACGCCACTGGCGAAATCGCGCACCTCGCGGCGGGTTTCCTCGATGTCCTGACGCAACTGCCGGGCGCGTTGCAGCATGAGTTCGCCGGCTGGCGTCAGGCGGATGCGGCGGCCGTCGCGCTGGAACAACCGCGCGCCGAGGGACTCTTCCAGGCGCTGGATGCTCTTGGTCAGCGCCGGCTGGCTGCGCCCCAGGCGCTCGGCGGCGCGACCCAGGTGGCCGAGTTCGGCAATGGTTTCGAAGTAGGCGAGATCGCGCAGGTCCATGGCGGCCAACCGATAAATTTCAGGAATGGATTCATGACTATTAGAAAATAGACTTGATCGATTCCGCTACCGATAATTCCGACGTCTTCCCCGCCCGGAGCCGTCCGTGTCCAGCCGCCCTGCCCTGCCCGTCGCCCGTATCCCCGTCAGTCTGCAATGGCTGGCCCTGGCGCTCGGAGCCGGAGGCGCCGGGCAACTGCTGACCTGGCTCGGCATCCCCGCCGCCTTGTTTCTCGGCCCCATGCTGGTGGCCATCGCCTTTGGCGTCAGCGGTGCGGAAATCCGCCTGCCGCGCCAGGCCTTCCGCCTGAGCCAGGGCTGTATCGGCCTGCTGGTCGCCCACGCCATGAGCTGGTCGGTGCTGCAGGCGATGGTCGCTTCCTGGCCGCTGATGCTCAGCGCCACCTTGCTCACCCTGCTGCTCTCGGCCGTGGTCAGCTACGCCATGGTGCGCTTCGGCGGCATCCCCGGCAGCACCGCCGCCTGGGGCACCGCGCCGGGCGGCGCGGCGGCCATGGTGTCGATGGCCGAAGCCAACGGCGCCGACCCGCGCGTGGTCGCCACCATGCAGTACGTGCGGGTGGTCTGCGTGGTCATGGCCGGAGCCCTGGTCGGTCGCCTGCTGGGCATCGAAGGCGGTGGCTCGGCAGCGCACAGCACGCCGATCGTCGACACCGCCACCCTGCCCGACCTGATCAACTGCCTGCTGCTGATCTTCGTCTGCACCACCGCCGGCGCCAGGCTGCCAGCCGGCCCGCTGCTGGTGCCGCTGGTGGCCGGCGCCGTGCTGCAGCTCACCGGCGTGCTGCACATCACCCTGCCGCACTGGTTGCTGGCCACAGCCTACGGGGTGATCGGCTGCTACATCGGCCTGCGCTTCGACCGCGAAAGCCTCGCCTACGTCGGCCGCCACCTGCCGGCCATGCTGGTCAGCGCACTGGCCCTGATCGCCAGCTGCGCGCTGTTCGCCTGGATGCTGGCGGCCATCACCGGGATGGACTTCCTCTCCCTCTATCTCGCCACCAGCCCCGGTGGCCTGGACGCCATGGCGATCATCGCGGTGGACACCCACTCCGACGTCGGCCTGGTGCTGGCGATGCAGACGCTGCGGCTGTTCGTGGTGCTGTTCACCGGGGTATCCGTCGCACGGACAGTGATCCGCCTGAGCCGCGCCTGACAGCCCCTCGGCTTGGCGCTAACCCGTAGGATGGGTGGAGCCCAGGCGATACCCATGCTGACGGTGCCGGGAGTGATGGGTATCGCTTCGCTCCACGCCATCCTACGTTGGTGTTTCGCTGCCGCGTCGGCAGAGACTGAGACCCTGCTCGTGGCAAGGCGAAAACCAGTACAGATCGCCGGGCGGATTGCCCATGTCTGCCTCTTGCAGTGATTACCGCCAGACTTCTAAGGTCGTCGCTCTTTCACCGAGCGAGCACGATATGGACAGCCTTCGCCACCGCCCCACCGCCTTCCACGTCACCCACTGGAGCGACGATCCGTTCAGCCGTGGCGCCTACAGCACCCTGCTGCCCGGTGCGACGCCGGAGCATCGGCGCCGGTTGGGCGAAGTGCTGGGCGGCAAGCTGGTGCTGGCCGGCGAGGCCTGCAATCCCGTCGCGCCGGCAATGACCCATGGCGCCTGGAACGACGGCCTGCGCGCGGCCGAAGCGGCCATCGAAAGTGGCGCCCGCCGGGTACTGGTGATCGGCGCTGGCTTCGCCGGGATTGCCGCCGCACGACGACTGCGCGAAGCCGGGATCGACTGCGTGGTGCTGGAAGCCCGCGAGCGCATCGGCGGCCGCGTCCACAGCATTTCCCTCGGGCCGGTACGAGTGGACGAAGGCGCCGCCTGGCTGCAGCACTTCGACGACAACCCGCTGGCCGCCCACGCCCAGCATCTCGGCCTGCCGTTGCGGGACACCGATTTCGGGCAGCCTCTGGCCGCAGCCGCGGATGGCCCGGTGCCCGATATCGATGCGGCCTGGGAAGCCCTGCGCGCCGGGATCGACCGCAGCCTGCCACTGGCGGATGGTGTCGCGCGCTACCTCGAAGAACGCGACGAGCCGACCCGCCGCGCCACTCGTTTCGCCCTGGACGCCAACCTGATCCTGGAGGCCTGCCTGCCGCTCGAATCGCTGGCGGTCGATGCCCTCGACGAAGAAGGCGTCGGCGCCGGCGACCGCTTCCTGCCGCAGGGTTATTCACAGCTGGCCGCGCATCTCGCCGAAGGGCTGGATATCCGCCTGAACCAGCCGGTGACCGCCATCGACTGGTCTGGCGAGCAGGTGCGGGCGGGTGGCGAAATCGTCGATTTCTGCGTCTGCTCCGTCCCTGTCGGTGTATTGCGCGATATCCGCTTCACCCCGCCCCTGCCGGCGGCCCAGCAGGACGCGCTGGCGCACCTGGGCATGGGGCAACTGGAAAAGGTCGTGCTGCAGTTCGACGAGCGCTGGTGGCCGGTGTCGCCCTCGGGTTACCTGCGCT
This region includes:
- a CDS encoding glutamine synthetase family protein; the encoded protein is MSNDPGIPLAERLAGVEEIECVTPDLNGVPRGKVMTGEGFLTGRRLQLARGVLLQCIMGGYPAAKFYGSDDGDLALIAEPTQIHRLPWSDEPRAFAICDALELDGKPSGLSTRGLLKQVVARYAERGWSPVVATELEFFVFAPNPDPLEAFQAPVGLDGRREIGHSAFSVSSNNGLRPFFQDVYRCMEAVGLERDTFMHEMGTTQFEINFLHGDPVLLADQTFLFKHLLKEVALKHGLIVVCMAKPLAHTPGSSMHIHQSIVDGEGRNIFSDAQGEATPEFRHFIGGLQACLSDFTLLFAPNVNSFQRLCHPYASPNNACWSHDNRAAGLRIPASAPVARRVENRLPGADANPYLAIAASLAAGLHGIERALEPTAPIQGEFEVPPELLLPCTMYDALQRLQRSELAREVFGNEFIDGYSATKSMELTSFFDEITPWERRVLASQA
- a CDS encoding inorganic phosphate transporter; the protein is MTTDTLAVPVVEGRPHLEHRPGRITAFIFFAVLAVGLLFSAWSLVRDVDDVTTTVTTWTPFLLLGVALFIALGFEFVNGFHDTANAVATVIYTHSLPPHFAVVWSGCFNFLGVLLSSGAVAFGIIALLPVELILQVGSSAGFAMVFALLIAAILWNLGTWWLGLPASSSHTLIGSIIGVGVANALMHGRDGTSGVDWAQATKVGYSLLLSPLIGFVCAALLLLALRLLVRNRALYKAPKGKTPPPWWIRGLLILTCTGVSFAHGSNDGQKGMGLIMLILVGTLPMAYALNRTMPADQTVQFVAIAEVTQQALVRAAPQPAPADPRAVLSEYVRTKDAKPELIPSLAALTGAIGAEVKGYGSLARVPAEAMGNVRNDMYLTSEAIRLMDKDKVGNFDADTTSKLAAFKGKIDESTRFIPLWVKVAVAIALGLGTMVGWKRIVVTVGEKIGKTHLTYAQGASAEMVAMLTIGAADMYGLPVSTTHVLSSGVAGTMAANGSGLQMRTIRNLLMAWVLTLPAAIVLSASLYWLFTHLF
- the ppk2 gene encoding polyphosphate kinase 2; translated protein: MPLTNESVIRRIHRELLDHSDEELELELLEDVRNLDELFDEHADVDEEKLARRRYFSELFRLQGELVKLQSWVVKTGHKVVILFEGRDAAGKGGVIKRITQRLNPRVCRVAALPAPNDREQTQWYFQRYVSHLPAAGEIVLFDRSWYNRAGVERVMGFCSDDQYEEFFRSVPEFERMLARSGIQLIKYWFSISDDEQHLRFLSRIHDPLKQWKLSPMDLESRRRWEAYTKAKEIMLERTHIPEAPWWVVQADDKKRARLNCISHLLKLIPYEDVEHPAVILPQRQRHEDYARTPTPQQIVVPEVY
- the pvdQ gene encoding bifunctional acylase PvdQ produces the protein MSKTFRLAAVAGSLLATGLPALAYGAELEAQIRWTRYGIPHIQARDELGLGYGIGYAYARDNACLLAEEVLTARGERSRYFGEDGKTSAGVGNLPSDFFYTWLNDNESLRRLRSAQPQPIRDLLDGYAAGYNRWLWDTQAAGTQCAGKAWLRPLEADDLLRLTRRLLVQAGAGQFAEAMMAATPPGQASTSVVSDSEVLAAMQRRENFHRDHGSNAVAVGSERSADGNGLLLANPHFPWFGALRFYQMHLTIPGQLDVMGASLPGMPLVNIGFSRDVAWSHTVDTSSHFTLYRLDLDPQDPHSYRVDGQSRPLKEVTLRVRVLEPNGRVGTRSHTLYESEYGPLLSVPGKFPWNASEAFAVRDANLGNDRVLQQWYAIDHARSLDELRDSIEHLQGIPWVNTLATNAEGKVLYLNQSVVPHLSQQQLADCAIAEYQKQGLPVLQGGRRACNWSSAPGTRHAGLTPPEQMPALEREDFVQNSNDSAWMSNPAQPLTGFSPLVSRDSVPVSARARFALDRLKGDGKIGPDDLQKMVTDNRVYVADMLLDDLLQLCKPAPAGTEAACAALGSWDRHVNLDSNPGFAYFQAFVARFLKIDGGWRLPFDPKLPLATPSGIALDKPEVRQQVQQALVAAAQEIDGRRIRADEKWGELQLTGDVANPLGIPGGTGNEGVYNAITSEWQGDHYRVLSGSSYIQLVDFTADGPKARGLLAFSQSSELGSPHHRDQTELFARQQWPELPFTDEQIKADPELKVMELREQ
- a CDS encoding AraC family transcriptional regulator, translated to MDWRQTREITGVRYLLDSARDEGLGADDCLVGSAISLADLQARAGRIQAWQELAVIRNLLQHIDRPGLGLATGRRYHLTSLGLLGFTMLASRTLQEAFETFGRFQSLALTLCPVSSEVEARGLWLVFDDRVLPEDARAFVVERGIAGCWQLSGELLQRPLQPLVIELRCPAPGDASAFRETFGIEPVFAAPRNAMLFALEDLQAPLPQAQISARDSGEQLCERLCGELALTLAATPTARQVQQLLLRDSASLLGAAAVAERMGLSERTLQRRLAEEGQNLQGLNDGIKQRLAERLLRESRMDLQGIAQCLGYAEAASFSRAFQRWTGQSPGRWKRQSGTLPAH